Genomic DNA from Fibrobacterota bacterium:
TCCGCACGCCTATCCAATAGTAATAGGCAGTCGGGCCGAAGGACTGGAAGCGGCAGAAGAGGAAATCCCCGGCGCTGGCGGTATCCGAAACCTTGAATCCGGATTCGAGCCGGTTGCGGACGGCCTCGCGCCAGAAGCGGGTATCGCCCCGTAGATCGACGTCGATCCGCGAGCCCCAGAATTCCGCCCCTTGCGAACTGGTGGCGCGCCAGTCGGACGAGAAAAACCCGTCCTCGGTGACCACCATCCCCTCGGGCGCCGGGAAGACCAGGCGCGAGCGGCCGCTAAAGCGATCATCCTTGAAGGGATTGAGCCGATGGATCCACGCGAAATCGTAGAGGTCGCGGCTGAAGAGGCCGGCGGAGGCCGTGGGCGCGTGCGTCCGCACCCAGAGTTGGATGGAGGCGAAGCGGGACCGCTGGACCAGGTCGCGCTTCTTCGCTTCTAGGACTTCCCTTTCCTCGCGGAAGCGCTTCAACTCGCCCAAGAGCCGGAGCTTCTGCGATTCGGTACGCGCCTTCCTGATCAGATCCTCCAAACGTTCCAAGGTGGCCACGACGACCTTGAGGCGCAGATCGGCGTCTTGGAGCGCCTCGGTGATGTCCTCGGCTTGCTGTTTGTAATCGACCACTTCCGATAGCCGGAGCATGCGGGCGAAAAGGGAGTCGAAATCGCGCGAGGGCACGCGCAAGGACGCGTATCCGGGCGAACGTTGTTCCACGTACCCGCCGGCTGCCTTGGCCAAGGAGATGGCGGAATCGAGGATGCGCTCGGGTTCGGTGGAACGCAAGGTAGCCGTTCCAGAGTATTCCACGAGGCGTTTGGGCGCCATGCCGGGCTTGGCCGCTTGCTGCGGGGGCGGCGAATAGTAGGAGGCTTTGCCCGCTCCGCTCATCGAATTCCCGAGCATCTTTTTCATGGCGAAGCCCGCGGGGGCCGCATTCGTCGAGCGGGAGGACTGATATGCTTCCGGCGACTCCTGATCAGCCGCTAGCGAAGCGTTGGCGGGAGCGGCACCTTCGAGGCCGGCTTGCAGATCCTCGGTTTCCTCATACCCCTGCCCTTCGTGAGGCGCGCGTCCGCGCATCGGCGAGGTGCATCCCGCCAATAGCATGAGGAAAATGAGAACGGCCGGGAACATTTCCGAAAAGGTAACAACCCGCGCTTTCCGCGCGGGAGACTCTAAACTTTGGTTTTGCGGGGAAGGGAGATCCGCAGCTTGCGGTCCTCCGCGGCTCGGGCGCGCGCTTCCAGGTACCCGATGATGGCGGGCATTACCAATAGGGGCGCCAGTAGGCTCATGCTCAGGCCCAATAAGGCGGTGATGCCGAGCGTCGCGAGGCCGCGGTGATCGGAAAAGGCGAGCCCGGCGAACCCCGCCATGCCCACCACCGTGGCCACGGCCGTGGTCTCGCCAGTCCTTCGTAACACGAAACGAAGCGATCCCCGTCCTTCTTCGATATAACGATGGTAGAGATGCACGGCATTGTTGATGCCATAGGCGACCAGGGCCGGGAAGGCGATCAGGTTGAACCAATTGAGCTTGATCCCGAAGAGCTTCATGAAGCCCAGGGTCCAGACCAGGCTGAAGAGGAGCGGAAGCACCAGCACCAAGGTGCCGCGCGCGGAGCGGACGTCCAAAAGGACCAGCAGCGCGATGACGCCGAAAGCCAGGAGGAAGGCACGCCGGGAATCGGGGATCATCATGGACAACAGATCGGCTTGCACCACCGGGAGTCCGGAAGCGTGGTACTCGCGCCCGTTGGCGGTGTGGATAGCGCGCACGTCGTCGGCGAAGGCGATGACGTTCCAGCCCTCCCGTAGGTTTACGGAAGGGAAGATGAAGGTGAATTGGCCGGATGCGGTGTCATGCCCCAGGAATTTCCTCCGATAGCTGGGGGGCAGATCCGCCGGAGTCAAAGGGACCGTGTCCCAAGCGCCCGCGAGTTTCTCCAGATTGCCCCGCAGGGGTTCGGGAGCGTTCGCGATGAGGCCGGGCGTCACCGACTTGCGGATCTTGGCGATGAGGGCCAGCTTTTCTTCCTGGTTGGCGGGAAGCAAATCGGTCATGGTGGTGACGGATTGGATGGTCGGCGTCAGGGTATCGGCGCGCATGTAGTCGCGCACGGCATCGGCCACTTGTTGGGCTTCGTCGAAATCCTTGGTGATGACCACGGCGGGGGGGACCAGCGCCTCGCCGGCGGCTTGCACCAGGCTATCGGCTTGCATGTTGCGGTCGTGGAAGGCGAGCTTGTCGAAGTCGAATTGGAAGCGGAGCTGGATGCCGCGGCAGGCGGCGACCGCGGTGAGCAGGGCCAGGGCAGCCAAATGCCAGCGCCATTTGCGGTAAGGCCTGGCGGTGAACAGGTTGAAGTTGTAGATGCGCCCGCCCCAGGCCTTGAGGATCCCGTAGGGCTCGGCCACGATCAGAAGGCAGGGGAAAACGATAAGCACCGCCGCTAAGGTGCACAGCATACCGATGCCCGCCGTGATCCCGAACTCCGCGAATCCCTTGAAATGGGTCACGGTCAAGGTGAAGAACGCGGCCGCGGTCACCAGCACGGCGGTGGTGATGGCGGGTCCCGTCTCCAGGATGATGGTCTCGAAGGCGACGGCCGCGCTGAAGGATTTGCGCCGCTCTTCGCGGTAGCGCGCGAGCAATTGGATGGCCGATTCCATCCCCAGACCGGCCAGGAGCAGGCTCAAGGGAGCACTGACCAAGCTGAGGTATCCGATGGCCTTGGCGGTGAGCGCCAAGGTCCATACCGTCGCCATCGCGAGGGGGATGAGGGCCAGCAAGGCCCCGAAGGGGAGCCGGAAAAAATACAGCAGCAAAAGGAGGGCGGCCAAGGCCAGCGAGGCCTTGGCGGAATCGATGATGCCGGAATAGATGCGGCCTTCGTTACGGATGTTACGCATCATATCGCCCGTGAAAAGCATTTCCGGGCCGGCGGGATTCTCTTCCTTGAACTGACCCGTCACCGTGCGCACGTCCTTGAAGAAGGCGCGGCAACGCGCGATGTCGGAAACGTCGAAGCCGGGATAGATGCGCAGCACGCGGGTCTTGCCGTCCGGCGTGCCGAGGAAATCCTGCAAGCGCACGAAATACTTCTTTTCCAGATCTTCCAAGCTGGTCGCTTCCAGGCTTTTCACCTTCTCGTCCTCATCGAGCAGATCGAGGATGAGCGGATTGCGCTTCTTCCGGCTCAGGTAGAAACCCGTCTCCAGGCGCTTGTCTACCTCGCGCAGATCGCTCAGGGTGATGTAAAGGAGCTTATGGGCCTTGTAGAAGTCGGCTTCCGTCTTGTATTCCAGGATGTTTACATCAGGGTGGTTCCGCAACCGCTCGGCGAGGAATTCCACCGCCTGGCGATTGGCGGAGGAATCCTCCGAATGCACCACGATGGCCAAATGGCCCAGGCCCCCGAATTTCTCCCCGATCTGTTTCCAGGTCCGCACGCTCTCGAATTCCTGCGGAAGCAAGTCCGCGAAGGACATCCGCGTTTCCAGGCGCTTAAGCGGTATTAAAGCGGCGAGGGTCAGGAGAAAAGCGAGGGCGAGGACCGTGCGCGGCCTGGAGTGGAGATGCTGGAAGATTTTGCAGAGGTAGGTGAACATCGCCTGGTGGGTGTTCTTTCGATTCCTGCGTGGGCAATCGCAAATCTAACATTATTCGCCTGACCTAGGCCATTTTAATAGCTTAGCGGCATGGACGAGGATCAATCGGCATCCGTCCCGCCGCTTCCCCGCAAAAGCATCCATCTATTCGATCTGGATGATACCTTGATCCGGACCTCCGCGCGCGTACTCGTCCGCGACGGGGATGGCAAACTGCTGCGCGCCCTATCCACTGGCGAATTCACGACCTATCAGGCTTCCCCGGGGGAAGTCCTCGACTTCGGCGAATTCTCGGATTTGGGGATCCTCTCGCGGGGGATCGTGGTGCGTTACACGCGTACCATCATCGATACCATCCTCGCCCACGGCACGCGCAGCGAGTTCGGCATCCTCACCGCGCGCGCGGACAAGAAGATGCACGCGCCTTTCCTCATCCGCCTTTTCCGATCCCTGTTCGGCGTGCGCCTCGCCAACGAACTCATCTTCGCCGTTTCCGACCAACGCTTCTCGGGCTACAAGGATCGGCGCCCGGGGCCCGAAGGTATTCCTTTCTCGCGCCTATCGGTCTCGCAACGCAAGGCCCTGGTCATCGCCGAAGATCTGGTGGGCCGGGGTTTCAACGACATATCCTTCTATGACGATAGCCGGGCCAACCTGGAGAGTTTCAAGGTCATGCGCCAGGCTTATCCCCACGTGACCTATCGTCCCCATTTCATCGATCCCACCTGGGCCGGCCGCTTGGAGGAGTTCCTGGCTTCTTCCGCGGAGAGGAAAACCCTCATCAAAGGGGCCGGGTCGGTGAGGATCCTGCTAGAACATCATGCGCGGGGTACCATCGGGCCGGAAACGGCCTTGCGTGACCTGATGGATGGGCGGCCGATCCGCCTGGATACGGGGCCGGTATGGATCTGCTTCGAGGACGGGAAATTCTGCCTGCGTAAATCGCTACCGGATCCAATCCCGTAAGCGATAGCGCAAGCCCGTCGCGAATCCCGCTTTCAAACTCCACACCGTCCTGGCCACCACCGAGAAGGAATGCCCCTGAGCGCCCGCTTTGCGGCTATGGAATTCCACCCAGCCTCGCATGCGCCGCAGGAAGCGAGGCATGCCGGCGAAGCGGCCATGGCGGCCGTAGAAGAGCGCTTGGTTGAAGACTTGATCGAGGAAGAAAGCGCGCCGGAAATCCGGGGCGCGGCAGCCTCCTTCCACGGCCTTGAGATGGTAGATGCGGATGGCGGGATCGGAGAAGATGCGGATCCCGCGCTTCCGGATGCGCAGGGAAAAGTCGATTTCCTCTCCCTGCGAGGCTCCCCGGAAGGCGGGGCAGAACCAGGGTCGGTCCGGCAGGCAGGCCTTCGGGATGAGGAACAGGCCGCCGGGGAAGAAG
This window encodes:
- a CDS encoding DUF4349 domain-containing protein, producing MFPAVLIFLMLLAGCTSPMRGRAPHEGQGYEETEDLQAGLEGAAPANASLAADQESPEAYQSSRSTNAAPAGFAMKKMLGNSMSGAGKASYYSPPPQQAAKPGMAPKRLVEYSGTATLRSTEPERILDSAISLAKAAGGYVEQRSPGYASLRVPSRDFDSLFARMLRLSEVVDYKQQAEDITEALQDADLRLKVVVATLERLEDLIRKARTESQKLRLLGELKRFREEREVLEAKKRDLVQRSRFASIQLWVRTHAPTASAGLFSRDLYDFAWIHRLNPFKDDRFSGRSRLVFPAPEGMVVTEDGFFSSDWRATSSQGAEFWGSRIDVDLRGDTRFWREAVRNRLESGFKVSDTASAGDFLFCRFQSFGPTAYYYWIGVRSRGGEVDIAEFYFPNDDLQGKLLPGMLAAVERKPR
- a CDS encoding MMPL family transporter is translated as MFTYLCKIFQHLHSRPRTVLALAFLLTLAALIPLKRLETRMSFADLLPQEFESVRTWKQIGEKFGGLGHLAIVVHSEDSSANRQAVEFLAERLRNHPDVNILEYKTEADFYKAHKLLYITLSDLREVDKRLETGFYLSRKKRNPLILDLLDEDEKVKSLEATSLEDLEKKYFVRLQDFLGTPDGKTRVLRIYPGFDVSDIARCRAFFKDVRTVTGQFKEENPAGPEMLFTGDMMRNIRNEGRIYSGIIDSAKASLALAALLLLLYFFRLPFGALLALIPLAMATVWTLALTAKAIGYLSLVSAPLSLLLAGLGMESAIQLLARYREERRKSFSAAVAFETIILETGPAITTAVLVTAAAFFTLTVTHFKGFAEFGITAGIGMLCTLAAVLIVFPCLLIVAEPYGILKAWGGRIYNFNLFTARPYRKWRWHLAALALLTAVAACRGIQLRFQFDFDKLAFHDRNMQADSLVQAAGEALVPPAVVITKDFDEAQQVADAVRDYMRADTLTPTIQSVTTMTDLLPANQEEKLALIAKIRKSVTPGLIANAPEPLRGNLEKLAGAWDTVPLTPADLPPSYRRKFLGHDTASGQFTFIFPSVNLREGWNVIAFADDVRAIHTANGREYHASGLPVVQADLLSMMIPDSRRAFLLAFGVIALLVLLDVRSARGTLVLVLPLLFSLVWTLGFMKLFGIKLNWFNLIAFPALVAYGINNAVHLYHRYIEEGRGSLRFVLRRTGETTAVATVVGMAGFAGLAFSDHRGLATLGITALLGLSMSLLAPLLVMPAIIGYLEARARAAEDRKLRISLPRKTKV